From the genome of Candidatus Rhodoluna planktonica:
CCAGCTCTGTGGCACGAAGTACTGCTTGCCATCTAGACCGGTTGCAGCGATCTTGTATGACTCGTTGTACTGGTCGCCAATTTCATCCCAGACGTCAGAGATGTCTACTAGTAGACCCTGCTGAGCGAAGAACTGCATACGGTATCCAGCCATCCACTGGAATACGTCGTCTGGGGTTCCCTGTAGGTACTGTGACAAGTTGTTCTGGAAAGCGTTTGATTCGGTTGCGTTGTAGGTAACCTCAACGCCGGTCTTCTTGGTGTAAGCGTCAACAAGACCCTTTAGCTGCTTGGTTGGTGATTCGTCAACGGTGCGGGCACCGAAAGCGACCGGACCGGTGTTGGTTGATGCGGCTGGAGCACAGCCCGCAAGCATTGAGGCACCTGCGATACCTAGACCAGCGGCAGAAGCACCTTTGAGTACTGCACGACGGTCAAATTCTTTACCCGAGATTTTCTCTAGCAATTCATCCTCCTAATAAATGGATTGATACCCAAAGAATAGACCGCCCTTGGTAACAAAAAGCACAAAAGCGATAACAGATTTATCACAAAATAACATTTTTGAACAAAAGTTTTCAGAACAGGGCTGGGCACCCTTATTTTTCAGGGTTTTACGTTTGTTATTTGACAAAAAACTCAAGCGATTGAAAACGCTTACTCTGCCGACGGTGCGAGTTTGATAACGCCCGGGTCTGATCGATACAGTCGCGCACTCATGACAAATGAAAAAGGGGCTCCCGCCAGCGCCGGGAGCCCCTTCAGAATCGCTTGCTATTTCACCGCACCGGCAGAGATACCGGCAATAATGTGCTTTTGCATTGCGAAGTAGAAGATGATGATTGGCACAACTGATAGCAGTAGACCCGCCATAGCTTGACCGTAGTTCGACGAGTACATTCCGTAGAAGATGTAGGTCGAAAGCGGCAAAGTGCGAGACTCTTGAACCAAAACCAGAGATGGCAGCAAGAAGTCATTCCAAATCCACAAGGCTTGCAAAATGGCTACGGTTGCCGTTACCGGAGTCAACATCGGGAAGATGATGCGTCGGAAAACGGTGAAGTCGCTGGCGCCGTCAATCATGGCTGCTTCATCCAGTTCAAAAGGAATGTTCGAGATAAAGCCGTGGTACAGGAAGGTACACATGGCCACACCGAAACCGACATAGAAGAAGACCAGGCCGTGCGCACTGAGCATGTCTAGCGCAGCTACCGGACCCTTGTTTCCGTATAGACCAATGAAAGGAATCATTAGGGACTGGAACGGAACAATCATCGAAGCAACTAGAACCAAGAAAATCGCCTTAGACAGCTTGGTCTTTTTGCGTGCCAGGTAGTAGGCAAGCATCGACGAGGTAACGATGATAGCCAAAACACTGAACACGGTGATGATGATCGAGTTAGTGAGTGCCTGGAAGTAGTCCATCTTTTTGATGGCTTGCTCGAAGTTGTCAAGATCGAACTCAACCGGCAGCGAAAGTGCATTCTTTAGGATTGCGCTCTTTGGTTTGAAAGAGTTAATTGCAACCAAGAAAAACGGAAAGATGTAAAGCGCAGCAAGGAGTGCCGCTGTTACGAAGGCGACTTTGCGCCAAACCTTTACCGCGATCATCGCTGGACCTCCAAGCGCTTGCTAATTGCCACTTGAGTTAACGCCGCTAAAGCAACAACCAAGAACATAACTACTGCTTTGGCCTGACCGGTCGCGAAGTAGCCGAAATCGAAGGCTTCTGTGTAAACGTGCATCGAGATTAGCTCGGTTGAACGGTATGGTCCACCACCGGTCAAAGCTAGGTTTACGTCGTAAGCCATGAATGCATTTCGCAATGTCAAGAACAGCGAAATGGTGAAAGCTTGAGCCATCAACGGAAGTTTAATGGCCCACAAAGTGCGGAAAGCCGACGCTCCATCAATTTTTGCGGCCTCTAGAACATCCTGTTCGATGCTCATCAAACCAGTGATGTAAATGATCATCACGTAGCCCGAAGACTGCCAAACGGTAACGATGATTAGAGCCCAAAATGCAGTGCCAGGGTCGGTGAGCCACGAGGTCTTGAAGACATCGCCCCACTCGAAAGTTTTGTTCATGTTGGTGAGGGCACGTTCAAAGATGAACTGCCAGATAACACCAAGGATTACGCCACCGATTAGGTTCGGTACGAAAAAGATAGTTCTAAAAATGTTTGCGCCGCGCATTTTGACGGTGACTAGCAGCGCCAGACCGAAGCCAACAAGGTTGACCAAAATAACCGAGACGATTACGAAACCGAAGGTGAATAACAGGGTCTGCCAAAAACGCTCATCTTGAAAAGAAGCGATGTAGTTGTCTAGACCGACAAACTTGGTTGACTCAAAGCCGTCCCAGTCTGTGAAGGTGTTCATCAAACCTTGGATGAACGGGATGATAAGCACCGCAACAAAGGCGCCGAGAGGGAAAAGGGCGAAAATCGCGAATTTCTTTAGTTCCCTGAGATTCATGAGCTCCAGCTTTCTCAAGTTTCTTGGTGATTCATTGAGAGTCTTGTGGCCCAAGCCTAGTTGGCTTGGGCCACAAGATTCAATCAGTTAGTCGAGTTGACTAGCGACTAGCGCCAGGTCTTCTCAACGCCGTTCCAAGCCTTCTCGAATTCAGCTGAGAAAGCTGCACGATCTGACTTGCCGGTTAGGTACTTCTGAGCAGCGTCACCGTATAGGTTCTGGCCACCAGCTGGGTAGTAGCTGTTCATCCACTCAAGGGTCTTACCTGCTGAAATGTACTCAGCGATCTCGTTAGCCATGTAAGTGGTTGGCGCGACGGTGAAGTCCTTGTAGACAGGGATGAAGCTCATGTTGTCGTCGGCAATGCTGCCGGCGTAGTGCAACTGACCCTCAGGAGTGGTGATCAACCAGGTTAGGAAGTCGATTGCGCCAGCGCGCTCTTCTTCGGTTGACTGCTCGGTGTCGATGGTGAAGTAGAAAGGAACACCAACAGAGATGCGGTCGTTACCGTAGGCACCGGCCTCGTTGCTGATTGGTAGAGGCATTACACCGTATGAACCTTCTGGGTCGTTCTGTAGAAGGTTAGGCTCTGCCCAGTTACCCATGAACCAGAAACCAACTTCACCTGAAGATAGGTCAAGAACTGCGTCATCGTAGTTGTCTAGCAATGGTGCGCCAGCGTTCTTGTCGTACTTCTTTAGAAGGTCGAAGGTGTCTAGCCAGTTGTTCCAGGTTGCGTCTTTGTCTAGGTCTAGAGTGCCGTCGGCTAGGCCGTCGAATACTGCTAGGCGAGCCTCGCGGTCTTCAGAAACGGTAGCGAAGTACTTGTTGGTCAAGTGAGCACCAAGTGACCACCATAGACCTGAGAAGTGAACAGCCTTTTTGCCGGTTGCCTCAATCTTCTTGAATGCAGCCTCAAGGTCTGAACGGGTTGCGATTGCCTTAGGGTCAACGCCAGCCTCGTCTAGAACTGCCTTGTTGTATAGCAAACCGAAAGCTTCAGCGGTTACTGGGATACCAACCTGCTTGCCGCCGATGTTACCTGCGGTTAGGGTGCCCTCTGCTGCTAGACCTGCAAGGTCTGAGCCGGTCCAGTCGTATAGCTTGTCGGCCATGTCAGGAAGTTCCTGAAGCATGGTCATTACAACAGGTGCGTTACCTGCTGCGTAAAGAGTGGTTAGGTTAGCGAGTAGCGAGTCGCCTTCGCCGGCGATTGACTCGATAACGTAGCAGTTCTGTGAGGCGTTGTAGTCGTCTACAGCAGCCAAGAACTGGTCTTGGATTTCTACCTTGATGGTACCTAGCCAGGTAACGGTAGTTGGGGTTGCACATTCGCCGCCAGCGTTGTTTTCAGCTGGTGCACAAGCTGCAAGCGATGTTGCCAAACCTGCTGCAACAACAGCAGCCATTAGCTTTTTGATCAATTTTTCTCCTATAACTTCTGGAGGCTGTTATGAAGTGTGGATGGCACCCCAGCAACCTCGAGTTGTGTAAGCCAAAGGCATTGCTGCCTATTTGTCTCATGTAGAAACATACATAAGGGTTTGTCGTTTTGGTAGCGATTACATTTATTGTTGCCAATTTGGAATAAAACGAATTTACCGAGGCACTATTCCAAGGATTGGATCGGCGGTTACTGGGATGGGATCAGAGAGCTCACCAACAAACTTG
Proteins encoded in this window:
- a CDS encoding carbohydrate ABC transporter permease, with translation MIAVKVWRKVAFVTAALLAALYIFPFFLVAINSFKPKSAILKNALSLPVEFDLDNFEQAIKKMDYFQALTNSIIITVFSVLAIIVTSSMLAYYLARKKTKLSKAIFLVLVASMIVPFQSLMIPFIGLYGNKGPVAALDMLSAHGLVFFYVGFGVAMCTFLYHGFISNIPFELDEAAMIDGASDFTVFRRIIFPMLTPVTATVAILQALWIWNDFLLPSLVLVQESRTLPLSTYIFYGMYSSNYGQAMAGLLLSVVPIIIFYFAMQKHIIAGISAGAVK
- a CDS encoding carbohydrate ABC transporter permease yields the protein MNLRELKKFAIFALFPLGAFVAVLIIPFIQGLMNTFTDWDGFESTKFVGLDNYIASFQDERFWQTLLFTFGFVIVSVILVNLVGFGLALLVTVKMRGANIFRTIFFVPNLIGGVILGVIWQFIFERALTNMNKTFEWGDVFKTSWLTDPGTAFWALIIVTVWQSSGYVMIIYITGLMSIEQDVLEAAKIDGASAFRTLWAIKLPLMAQAFTISLFLTLRNAFMAYDVNLALTGGGPYRSTELISMHVYTEAFDFGYFATGQAKAVVMFLVVALAALTQVAISKRLEVQR
- a CDS encoding ABC transporter substrate-binding protein, with protein sequence MIKKLMAAVVAAGLATSLAACAPAENNAGGECATPTTVTWLGTIKVEIQDQFLAAVDDYNASQNCYVIESIAGEGDSLLANLTTLYAAGNAPVVMTMLQELPDMADKLYDWTGSDLAGLAAEGTLTAGNIGGKQVGIPVTAEAFGLLYNKAVLDEAGVDPKAIATRSDLEAAFKKIEATGKKAVHFSGLWWSLGAHLTNKYFATVSEDREARLAVFDGLADGTLDLDKDATWNNWLDTFDLLKKYDKNAGAPLLDNYDDAVLDLSSGEVGFWFMGNWAEPNLLQNDPEGSYGVMPLPISNEAGAYGNDRISVGVPFYFTIDTEQSTEEERAGAIDFLTWLITTPEGQLHYAGSIADDNMSFIPVYKDFTVAPTTYMANEIAEYISAGKTLEWMNSYYPAGGQNLYGDAAQKYLTGKSDRAAFSAEFEKAWNGVEKTWR